In the genome of Dermacentor andersoni chromosome 3, qqDerAnde1_hic_scaffold, whole genome shotgun sequence, one region contains:
- the LOC140216420 gene encoding chymotrypsinogen B-like yields the protein MEANVCIAVVVLAMSLLTSNGYLLCGTAPTMVKQNADGPAPSSQVSPVHWPWNAAIHTVAKFRPEQYCVGALISDQHVLTAAHCIDKRTSDGIRVHLGSLRRSTLDKGELAMPVKEMCIHQNFSGSTNDIAVITLAQPVNFTSAIRPVCLPYRKETFPTVSEAYTAGWTARPRKGHRRTIRSLQELKLTLLNKNKCLKYFDITLSEDVLCAPHDGGSLCEGDSGAPIVQNIGGHWFLQGVLSGGPPTCGDSTLPMVFTRVASFMDNFIHPYLSAKSRDAKTKFCTLK from the exons ATGGAAGCCAACGTTTGCATCGCCGTGGTTGTCTTAGCTATGAGCCTTTTGACGTCCAATG GATACCTGCTGTGCGGTACCGCACCAACAATGGTAAAACAGAACGCGGATGGCCCCGCACCATCGTCGCAAGTGTCACCTGTGCACTGGCCCTGGAATGCTGCCATCCACACAGTCGCCAAATTCCGACCTGAACAGTATTGCGTAGGGGCGCTGATCAGCGACCAGCACGTGCTGACCGCAGCGCATTGCATCGA CAAACGAACCAGCGATGGAATAAGGGTTCACTTGGGGTCCTTGCGGCGAAGCACACTCGATAAGGGCGAACTCGCAATGCCCGTGAAGGAAATGTGCATTCACCAAAATTTTTCAGGCAGC ACCAACGACATCGCCGTCATAACGCTTGCGCAGCCGGTGAACTTCACGAGTGCTATTAGGCCAGTTTGCCTTCCTTACCGAAAAGAAACTTTCCCAACGGTCTCGGAAGCCTACACGGCGGGTTGGACAGCAAGACCAA GAAAGGGACACCGTCGCACGATAAGATCGCTACAGGAGTTAAAGCTGACCCTACTTAACAAGAACAAATGCCTGAAATACTTTGATATCACCCTCTCCGAAGATGTACTGTGTGCGCCGCATGATGGGGGATCACTTTGCGAG GGAGACAGCGGCGCACCTATTGTGCAAAACATTGGCGGCCACTGGTTCTTGCAGGGTGTCCTTTCAGGCGGCCCTCCCACCTGTGGAGACTCGACGCTGCCTATGGTCTTCACGCGCGTAGCTAGCTTTATGGACAACTTCATCCATCCTTATTTGAGTGCCAAGAGCCGCGACGCGAAGACTAAATTTTGCACACTCAAATGA